The DNA region GCAACAATCTCATCTACTATCACAGCATCTATTCTTTTAGCTTCCAAATCCAAAAAAGCATTAACATAAGAATCATACTGTCTAATCTCTTTAATTTCTTTACTTACAGGGTCATTTACTAATGTTTCATAATTACTGCTTCCGCTTTGCACACCTACTATTTTCCCTTTTAACTCTTCTTTGCTATTAATATCATCTCTATCAGAATATTTTGCTATCATAAGCCTATTGTAAAGATATGGTTTAGTGAAATTAACTTGCTGTTTTCTGCTTTCATTAACTGCAAATCCATTCCATATAACATCAACATCTCCTTTCTTTAAGCTTAATATAGCACTAGACCAATCTATAGGCTTAGCCTCAAGCTCTACACCTAAACGATTAGCAACTTCCCTAGCTAAATCTATATCAAAGCCAACTATCTCTCCATTATCATCTCTAAAACCCATAGGAGCTAAAGTATCATCTAAACCTAATACTAGTTTTCCATTCTCTTTTACTTTTTGTAGAGAATTATCTGCTGAAGATACTTCAGTATTTTGTGTTTGAGTTTTTGAGCAAGATATAGCAAAAATAAATATAAAGAATAAAGTTATTATACGTTTCATTGTTTTTCTCCTATTTTTTTAATAATTTTTTAATTAATATATATAATACGAACCTAATAAAAAATAATCTTAATTAATACTTATAAAAAATTATTAATGATGATGATGCCTAGGAGAATAGTTTTTTAATAATTGCATTGTATAAAAGTTATTATTCATTTTTAAACTCCTATTTTATTTAGTTTTAATGCTGCTATATTAGCCTATATTGAATTATAATTATCCTCTTACAAAAACATCTTTACCAAACCATTTAGTAGATATTTCGGCAGCTTTTCCATCATCTCTCATATCATCTAAAGCTTTATCAATAGCATTTAATAATTCTGTATCTGTCTTTCTAACTCCAACTCCAAATGATTTAGCTGTAATTGGGTATTCTTCTAAAAGTTCAAAATCAGCATTCTCTTTAGATATATAATAACGAGCCACTATTTCATCTACTATCACAGCATCTATTCTCTTAGCCTCTAAATCTAAAAAAGCATTAGCATAAATATCATATTGTCTAATTTCTTTAGTTTCTTTGCTTATAGGGTCAGCTTCTAATGATTCATAATTGCTGCTTCCTGTTTGTACTCCTAATATTTTTCCTTTTAAATCATCTTTAGTTTTAATATCATCTCTGTCAGCATTTTTCACTATCATAAGTCTGTTATTAAGATATGGTTTAGTAAAATTAACTTGCTCTTTTCTAGTTTCATTAATAGCAAATCCATTCCATACCACATCAACATCTCCTTTCTTTAAGCTCAATACGACGCTAGACCAATCTACAGGTTTAGCAACCAACTCCACCCCGAGGCGGTTTGCAACTTCTTTGGCTAAGTCTATATCAAAGCCAACTATATTTCCTTCTTCATCTCTAAAACCCATAGGTGCAAAAGTATCATCTAAACCTAATACAAGTTTTCCGCTTTCTTTCACTTTTTGTAAAGAATTATCTGCGGCAGAAGATGCTTGTGAGGCATTTTGTGTTTTTGAGCAAGATATAGCAAAAATAAATATAAAGAATAAAGTTATTATACGTTTCATAGTTTTCTCCTGTTTTTTAAATTTTTAAATTCATAAATTATAATTTTTAAATAAATTTTTTTTCTTAAGTTAATAAATATAATATTGTTTTAAAATTGATGTTTATAAAACAAAAAGAAATTATTGATGATGATGATGTTTAGGAGAATATTGTCTTAAGAATTGAACTTTGAAAAAGCATTTGCTGTTATTCATTTTTTTATCTCCTATTTTTTTGAATTATTTGTTTTTTTATTATTTAATGGAGGCTTTATATTGTTTTTTAGCCCCCATTAATTTTTTGTTATTTTACAACGATGTCTTTACCAAACCATTTAGTAGAAATCTCTGCTGCTTTTCCATCAGCTCTCATATCATCTAAAGCTTTGTCAACAGCATTTAATAATTCTACATCATTTTTTCTAAAACCTATACCATAAAGCTCTTCAGTTAATGGGCTATTTTCTACAACCTCAAAATTAACATTTTCTTCAGCTATATAATAACGTGCTGCTACTTCATCTATTACAACAACATCTATTCTCTTAGCTTGTAAATCTAAGAAAGCATTAACATTAACATCATAAGGTCTAACCTCTTTAGCTTCTTTACTTATAGGGTCAGCTTCTAATGCTTCCTGATTGCTTCCAACCTGTACACCTAAAACTTTTCCTTTCAAATCTTCTTTGCTGTTAATATCTTTTCTGTCAGAAGATTTTACTATTATAAGTCTGTTATTAAGATATGGCTTAGAGAAATTAATTTGCTGTTTTCTAGTTTCATTTATTGTAAAACCATTCCATAGCATATCAACATCACCCTTGTTTAAGCTTAATATACCGCTTGCCCAATCTATAGGCTTAACTTCTAATTTTACTCCCAAACGATTAGCTACTTCCTGAGCTAAATCTATATCAAAACCAACTACATTTCCAGCCTCATCTCTAAAACCCATAGGTGCAAAAGTATCATCTAATCCTAATACCAATTTGCCTTTTTCTTTTACTTTTTGTAGAGAGTTATCAGCTCCTGTTTGAGTGTTTTGCGTTTCTGTTTTTGAACAAGATATAGCAAAAATAATCATAGAAAATAAAATTAATATACGTTTCATAGTTTTTTCCTCCTAAGTTAAATAATTTTTTTTAAAATTAATCTATATAAACGTAATAAAAAAATAATGTTTTTAAAATTGTTTTTTATATTTGTTTATCAAAGAAATGATTATTGATGATGATGATGATGTTTAGGAGAAGAGAATTGTGATAATTGAAGTGTAGAAAAATACATCTTATTCATTTTTATCTCCTAATTTGATTTTCTTACTATTAATTGTAATACTATTTACAAAAATGTCAATAGACATTATATATATTTTTATGTTTTTTATTAAATTTTTATAAAAAATTATATAGATATTAAGTTTTTGGCATCTATTGCTTCAGTATAATTAGAATCTATCTCTATAGCTTTATTGAAGTTTTCTAATGCTGATTTTCTATTTCCAAGTTTATCGTATATAGTTCCTATGTTAAAATATATTAATTTATTACTATCATCTAATTCTTTTGCTTTATCTAAATATTTTATAGCCATATTATTGCTGTTTTTCTTTCTGTAACAAGAAGCAATATTGCATAATGCATATATATTTGTTTTATTGCAATTAAAATTAAGCTCATGAAAATATGAAAGTGCTTTGTCATATTCTCCTTTATAAAAACAAATACAGCCAAGAAGGTTTATAATATCATTAGTTTGCTTTATTGAATAGGCAAGCTCAGCATAATGCAAAGCAAAATCATACATTCTCCATTTATAGCTTTGATAAGCCATATATGATATTCTTTCATAATCTTTTTTTCTTAATTTGTCTGTATTATGCTTTTCTATTGCTTTATTTAAAAATGTTTCTCTGTTGTTTTTATCCATTATAGATAAATATTCATATATAAAAGAATTATCTATGCCAAGTTCTATTAATTTAATAAAATTCTCTATTGCTTTTTTATAATTATTTCTTTGCATATTAATAAAACCTATAATATACAAAGCTTCAGTATTATCAGAATTGTTTTCTAATATTTTATTATAATATTTTTCAGCCTCATTTAATTTGTTTTCTTTTATATATATTCTTGCTAAAGAAGTGAGGGCGTTAATATCATTAGGGTTATTATTTAATATTTCATTATATTTTTTTATCTGTTCGCTATAATCTTTTGCCATAATATATAACAATAAAAATTATTATATTAAAATATTACTAATAATTTTTATTTCCTCCTCCTTTAAAAAATCATTATTATTCATTATCGTAAAATTTTCTCATCATAGTATTTCTATATTCGCTAAAATTATCATTTTCTATACTATTTCTTAAATCTTTCATAAATCTCTGCATAAATCTTATATTATGTATAGTCATAAGTATAGAAAATAGTATTTCATGAGATTTGTCAAGATGATTAAGATAAGCCTTAGAGAAATTTTTACAAGTATAGCAGTCGCAGCCTTCTTCTAACACAGTATCGTCCATTCTATATTTTGAGTTTCTAATCCTCACAACCCCATTCATAGTAAAAGCTTCACCATTTCTAGCATTTCTAGTAGGCATCACGCAGTCAAACATATCAATGCCTTCCATTACAGCATTAAGTATATCACGAGGCTCACTAACTCCCATCAAATAACGAGGTTTTTGCTTGTTTGTATATAGCATAACTTTAGAAAGCACCTCATGCATCTTCTCTGGAGTCTCTCCAACAGAAAGCCCGCCAATAGAATAAAAAGGAAAATCCATATTAACCAAAGTTTCAGCACTTTCTTTTCTCAAATCATCAAACATTCCGCCCTGTATTATACCGCCTAAATACTGATATTCGCTGTTAGGGGTACTGTCATGATATTCTTTACATTCTTTAGCCCACTTATGAGTTCTAAGCATTGCCTCTTTAGCATAATTATAATCAGCATCTGCCTTACAGCATTCATCAAAACTCATTATAAAGTCAGCACCTATAATATGCTCTGCTTCCATTACGCTTTTTGGTGTAAAGAAATATTTTGAGCCGTCTATATGAGACCTAAACTCAACTCCTTCATCAGTAATTTTTCTTAATTGAGCAAGTGAAAAAACCTGAAAACCGCCGGAATCTGTAAGCATTGCCCCTTTCCAATTCATAAACTTTTTAACTCCGCCGAATTTTTTTATCACCTCTAAACCAGGTTTTAAAACCAAATGATAAGTATTAGCAAGTATAATCTTACTTTCAGTTTCTTCTATCATAGCAGGCGTTAATGCTTTTACTGTAGCCTTAGTTCCTACAGGCATAAAAACAGGTGTATCTATTACAACACCATTAACTTCTATTTTACCAAGTCTAGCATGTGTCTGACTAGAGTTTTTTAATACTTCAAAAGAAAATGACATAATAAACCTTTATTTATTTTTTTGTTTTAATGTTTTTGTATTTGGCTTTTTTGTGTAAATATATATAAGCATTATTAAAGATACTACCATCATTATCATAGAAT from Brachyspira pilosicoli P43/6/78 includes:
- the tgt gene encoding tRNA guanosine(34) transglycosylase Tgt, whose translation is MSFSFEVLKNSSQTHARLGKIEVNGVVIDTPVFMPVGTKATVKALTPAMIEETESKIILANTYHLVLKPGLEVIKKFGGVKKFMNWKGAMLTDSGGFQVFSLAQLRKITDEGVEFRSHIDGSKYFFTPKSVMEAEHIIGADFIMSFDECCKADADYNYAKEAMLRTHKWAKECKEYHDSTPNSEYQYLGGIIQGGMFDDLRKESAETLVNMDFPFYSIGGLSVGETPEKMHEVLSKVMLYTNKQKPRYLMGVSEPRDILNAVMEGIDMFDCVMPTRNARNGEAFTMNGVVRIRNSKYRMDDTVLEEGCDCYTCKNFSKAYLNHLDKSHEILFSILMTIHNIRFMQRFMKDLRNSIENDNFSEYRNTMMRKFYDNE
- a CDS encoding tetratricopeptide repeat protein gives rise to the protein MAKDYSEQIKKYNEILNNNPNDINALTSLARIYIKENKLNEAEKYYNKILENNSDNTEALYIIGFINMQRNNYKKAIENFIKLIELGIDNSFIYEYLSIMDKNNRETFLNKAIEKHNTDKLRKKDYERISYMAYQSYKWRMYDFALHYAELAYSIKQTNDIINLLGCICFYKGEYDKALSYFHELNFNCNKTNIYALCNIASCYRKKNSNNMAIKYLDKAKELDDSNKLIYFNIGTIYDKLGNRKSALENFNKAIEIDSNYTEAIDAKNLISI
- a CDS encoding amino acid ABC transporter substrate-binding protein encodes the protein MKRIITLFFIFIFAISCSKTQTQNTEVSSADNSLQKVKENGKLVLGLDDTLAPMGFRDDNGEIVGFDIDLAREVANRLGVELEAKPIDWSSAILSLKKGDVDVIWNGFAVNESRKQQVNFTKPYLYNRLMIAKYSDRDDINSKEELKGKIVGVQSGSSNYETLVNDPVSKEIKEIRQYDSYVNAFLDLEAKRIDAVIVDEIVARYYISKENADFTLLEDKPITSQYLSVGLRKTDTELLNAIDKALDDMRADGKAAEISTKWFGKDVFIKG
- a CDS encoding amino acid ABC transporter substrate-binding protein, producing MKRILILFSMIIFAISCSKTETQNTQTGADNSLQKVKEKGKLVLGLDDTFAPMGFRDEAGNVVGFDIDLAQEVANRLGVKLEVKPIDWASGILSLNKGDVDMLWNGFTINETRKQQINFSKPYLNNRLIIVKSSDRKDINSKEDLKGKVLGVQVGSNQEALEADPISKEAKEVRPYDVNVNAFLDLQAKRIDVVVIDEVAARYYIAEENVNFEVVENSPLTEELYGIGFRKNDVELLNAVDKALDDMRADGKAAEISTKWFGKDIVVK
- a CDS encoding amino acid ABC transporter substrate-binding protein; translated protein: MKRIITLFFIFIFAISCSKTQNASQASSAADNSLQKVKESGKLVLGLDDTFAPMGFRDEEGNIVGFDIDLAKEVANRLGVELVAKPVDWSSVVLSLKKGDVDVVWNGFAINETRKEQVNFTKPYLNNRLMIVKNADRDDIKTKDDLKGKILGVQTGSSNYESLEADPISKETKEIRQYDIYANAFLDLEAKRIDAVIVDEIVARYYISKENADFELLEEYPITAKSFGVGVRKTDTELLNAIDKALDDMRDDGKAAEISTKWFGKDVFVRG